A single genomic interval of Zunongwangia sp. HGR-M22 harbors:
- a CDS encoding UxaA family hydrolase codes for MKNKLIKVHPDDNVAIALIDLWQGDKINFEGEDVIILSDVKAKHKITMVDLEPESKIFMYGVLVGKATSSIKRGDVLTVDNVKHQASITTGKTESTSYIKPDISKWKDKTFMGYHREDGQVGTANTWLFFPLVFCENRNVELLKDVFEKELSLHKSTKQRKLLRNLISGNDIDFNEEESEKEEEVFSNVNVRFITHQGGCGGIRQDAVSLSKLLAGYVNNPNVAGATVLSLGCQNLQIDIFQKALDAINPNLKKPVLIYEQQQEGTIDDMLNKIIRESFQGIKKANEIQRKPAPLSKLKLGLECGGSDGFSGISANPSLGYASDLLAALGGSPILSEFPELCGVEQELVNRIVDDEKAKRFLELMRAYEDAAEASGSGFDMNPSPGNIKDGLITDAMKSAGAAKKGGTSPIQDILDYGEYVTKPGLNLLCTPGNDVESTTAMVGSGANVVVFTTGLGTPTGNPIAPVIKLSSNSILAARMPDIIDIDSGAVIKGEKTIEEMGEEILEYIINVASGEITSKADQNNQNDFIPWKRGVSL; via the coding sequence ATGAAGAATAAATTAATTAAAGTACATCCAGATGATAATGTAGCTATTGCCTTGATAGATCTTTGGCAGGGTGATAAGATAAATTTTGAGGGCGAAGATGTCATCATACTTTCTGATGTTAAAGCGAAGCATAAAATTACAATGGTTGATCTAGAACCTGAAAGTAAAATTTTTATGTATGGCGTGTTAGTAGGAAAAGCAACTAGCAGCATTAAGAGAGGTGACGTACTTACAGTAGATAATGTAAAGCATCAAGCGAGTATTACCACCGGTAAAACCGAAAGTACAAGTTATATAAAACCTGATATTTCTAAATGGAAAGATAAAACCTTTATGGGTTATCATCGTGAAGATGGGCAGGTGGGAACAGCGAATACGTGGTTATTTTTTCCTTTGGTTTTTTGCGAAAATCGTAATGTGGAATTATTGAAAGATGTTTTTGAAAAAGAATTATCCCTTCATAAGTCTACCAAGCAGCGAAAATTATTGAGAAATCTTATTAGTGGTAACGATATAGATTTTAATGAAGAGGAAAGCGAAAAGGAAGAAGAGGTTTTTAGTAATGTAAATGTTCGTTTTATAACACATCAAGGAGGTTGCGGGGGTATACGCCAGGATGCTGTTTCCTTATCGAAACTTTTAGCGGGATACGTAAATAACCCAAATGTTGCGGGTGCAACTGTGTTAAGCTTAGGATGCCAGAATTTACAAATAGATATTTTTCAGAAAGCTTTGGATGCTATAAATCCAAATTTGAAAAAGCCGGTATTAATTTACGAGCAGCAGCAAGAGGGCACTATTGATGATATGCTGAATAAAATTATCCGAGAATCTTTTCAGGGTATTAAAAAAGCAAACGAAATTCAACGAAAACCAGCACCATTATCAAAACTTAAATTAGGTTTAGAATGTGGGGGATCTGATGGATTTTCAGGAATTTCAGCCAATCCATCTTTAGGCTACGCGTCAGATTTATTGGCAGCCTTAGGCGGGTCGCCTATTTTATCTGAATTTCCTGAATTGTGTGGAGTAGAACAAGAATTGGTAAATAGAATTGTTGATGATGAAAAAGCCAAGCGTTTTCTTGAACTAATGCGAGCTTACGAAGATGCTGCCGAAGCTTCCGGTTCCGGTTTTGATATGAATCCGTCTCCGGGAAATATCAAGGATGGTTTGATAACTGATGCGATGAAATCTGCCGGAGCTGCCAAAAAAGGAGGTACATCACCTATTCAGGATATTTTGGATTACGGGGAATATGTAACTAAGCCAGGATTAAATTTACTGTGCACACCGGGTAACGACGTTGAAAGTACAACCGCCATGGTAGGTTCTGGAGCTAATGTAGTTGTTTTTACCACTGGTTTAGGAACGCCAACAGGAAATCCTATAGCGCCTGTAATAAAGCTTTCATCAAACTCAATTTTAGCAGCCCGAATGCCTGATATTATTGATATTGATAGCGGAGCGGTTATTAAGGGAGAAAAAACGATCGAAGAGATGGGAGAAGAAATTTTGGAATATATTATTAATGTTGCTAGTGGCGAGATCACCTCAAAAGCAGATCAAAATAATCAAAATGACTTTATTCCGTGGAAACGTGGAGTTTCTTTATAA
- a CDS encoding tagaturonate reductase: MEKLNRKNANLTTTLPIKVVQFGEGNFLRAFVDFVIDKLNKEANFNAGVAVIQPLAGGLVEMLNEQDGLYNLFMKGVKQGEEIQEQRTISCIQKGINPYKNYEDYLKLAEEETLEFVISNTTEAGIAYDESDTLEETPHKSFPAKLTALLYRRFKHFGGDSAKGLTIIPCELINYNADTLKKIILQYAELWKLEADFVAWINNSNSFHNTLVDRIVPGYPKADIDAYQSELQFEDKLIVSAEVFLLWVIEGGEALKAKIPFDKIDENIIVVEDMQPYRTRKVRILNGAHTTMVPFSMLFGNETVKETVDHEFTGAFVKEAIFKEIIPTLSLPEDELKTFSEEVLDRFRNPFIKHQLASIALNSISKFKVRVLPSLLAFQKDCNRLPLHLTFAFACLIRFYRGEWNNHTLPINDDDAVVAELKRVWEMHSYQEISGEILKNEKFWDSDLTKVPGLQDNIALALELIETKGIEEGYKNFTEKATI; the protein is encoded by the coding sequence ATGGAAAAATTAAACCGAAAAAATGCAAATCTAACAACAACTTTACCAATAAAGGTAGTTCAGTTTGGCGAAGGAAACTTTTTGAGAGCCTTTGTAGATTTTGTAATAGATAAATTAAATAAAGAAGCCAATTTTAATGCCGGTGTCGCCGTAATTCAGCCTTTAGCAGGCGGATTAGTGGAAATGCTTAATGAACAAGACGGGTTGTACAACCTGTTTATGAAAGGAGTAAAGCAGGGTGAAGAAATTCAGGAGCAAAGAACAATTTCTTGTATTCAGAAAGGAATAAATCCTTATAAAAATTACGAAGATTATTTAAAACTAGCGGAAGAAGAAACCTTAGAATTCGTAATTTCTAACACTACAGAAGCAGGTATTGCTTACGATGAAAGCGATACTCTGGAAGAAACACCACATAAAAGTTTTCCAGCAAAATTAACCGCTTTATTGTATAGAAGGTTTAAGCATTTTGGCGGGGATTCAGCGAAAGGATTAACCATTATTCCTTGTGAATTAATAAATTATAATGCCGATACTCTAAAGAAAATTATACTTCAATATGCAGAATTATGGAAATTAGAAGCCGATTTTGTAGCTTGGATCAACAACAGTAATAGTTTTCATAATACCTTAGTAGATCGAATTGTTCCCGGGTATCCTAAAGCTGATATTGATGCGTATCAAAGTGAACTTCAGTTTGAGGATAAATTAATTGTTTCTGCAGAAGTATTTTTACTTTGGGTAATCGAAGGAGGAGAAGCTTTGAAAGCCAAAATTCCATTTGATAAAATAGACGAAAATATAATCGTTGTAGAAGATATGCAGCCCTATCGAACAAGAAAAGTTCGAATTTTAAATGGCGCGCATACCACGATGGTTCCTTTTTCTATGCTCTTCGGAAATGAAACCGTTAAAGAAACTGTAGATCATGAATTTACGGGAGCCTTTGTAAAAGAAGCAATTTTTAAAGAAATAATTCCAACACTTTCATTGCCAGAGGATGAATTAAAAACGTTTTCTGAAGAAGTTTTAGACCGTTTTAGAAATCCGTTTATTAAGCATCAATTAGCGAGTATTGCTTTAAATTCAATTTCAAAATTTAAGGTTAGAGTACTACCTAGTTTATTAGCTTTTCAAAAAGATTGCAATCGATTACCTTTGCATCTTACTTTTGCATTTGCTTGCTTAATAAGATTTTATAGAGGCGAATGGAATAATCATACTTTGCCAATTAATGATGATGATGCGGTGGTTGCTGAACTCAAGCGAGTTTGGGAAATGCACAGTTATCAGGAAATTAGCGGCGAAATATTGAAAAATGAAAAATTTTGGGACAGCGATTTAACAAAAGTTCCAGGTTTACAAGACAACATCGCCTTAGCTTTAGAATTGATTGAAACTAAAGGTATAGAAGAAGGATATAAAAATTTTACTGAAAAAGCTACAATCTAG
- a CDS encoding TRAP transporter large permease encodes MITEILILVISFVILLSIGVPVAWSIGISCLVTILFSIDPIASFTTVSQRMATGLDSFSLLAIPFFILAGQIMNQGGIANRLIKFAKALIGSLPGGLIYVNVIAAMLFGAISGSAVAAASAIGGILGPPMEKENYSKEFGAAINVTASTTGLIIPPSNVLIVYSLASGGVSIASLFLAGYIPGILMGLALMLVASIWIKKKKYPPGTKSSFKLITVTFLDALPSLLLLVVVIGGIVSGIFTATEASGIAVLYTLILATIYREINLKKLYNIFLSSVGTTSIVLLLIATSMSMSWVMSFENIPQTVSDLLLGLSENKYVILIIINLLLLFVGTFMDMTPAVLIFTPILLPVMQNLGVDPVHFGMIMVMNLCVGLCTPPVGAVLFIGVGVAKTTIQKVMKPLLPLYVVMFIVLLLVTYIPEISLWLPKLFE; translated from the coding sequence ATGATTACAGAAATACTCATATTGGTCATTTCGTTTGTGATCTTGTTAAGTATAGGAGTTCCTGTAGCCTGGTCTATTGGGATTTCGTGTTTGGTGACGATTTTATTTTCTATCGATCCAATAGCTTCTTTTACTACAGTGTCTCAACGTATGGCAACAGGCTTAGATAGCTTTTCGCTATTAGCAATCCCGTTTTTTATTCTGGCGGGACAAATAATGAATCAGGGGGGAATCGCGAATCGCTTAATTAAATTTGCGAAAGCTTTAATAGGCTCCCTGCCCGGTGGTTTAATCTACGTAAATGTGATTGCTGCGATGTTATTTGGAGCCATTTCCGGATCTGCAGTTGCAGCAGCTTCTGCAATTGGAGGGATCTTAGGGCCGCCAATGGAAAAAGAAAATTACTCTAAAGAATTTGGAGCAGCGATTAATGTAACAGCGTCGACAACGGGATTGATTATTCCACCTTCAAATGTCTTAATTGTTTATTCGCTAGCAAGTGGAGGGGTTTCTATTGCAAGTTTGTTTTTGGCGGGATACATTCCAGGAATTTTGATGGGATTAGCGTTAATGCTTGTTGCTTCCATATGGATTAAAAAGAAAAAATATCCGCCCGGTACAAAGTCTAGTTTTAAATTGATTACCGTAACTTTTCTGGATGCTTTACCTAGCTTGTTATTATTGGTGGTTGTAATTGGAGGAATTGTCTCCGGAATTTTTACAGCTACAGAAGCTTCAGGAATTGCCGTCCTATATACTTTGATTCTTGCAACCATTTATCGTGAAATAAACCTCAAAAAGCTTTATAATATTTTTCTAAGTTCAGTAGGAACTACATCAATTGTATTATTACTTATTGCAACATCTATGAGTATGAGCTGGGTAATGTCTTTTGAAAATATTCCGCAGACGGTTAGTGATCTTTTACTAGGCTTAAGCGAGAATAAATATGTGATTCTTATTATAATCAATTTGCTCTTACTTTTTGTAGGAACGTTTATGGATATGACGCCGGCCGTATTAATTTTTACGCCAATTTTACTTCCTGTTATGCAGAATTTAGGCGTAGATCCTGTGCATTTCGGGATGATTATGGTAATGAATTTATGCGTTGGATTATGTACACCGCCAGTAGGAGCCGTACTTTTTATAGGGGTAGGAGTAGCGAAGACGACCATACAAAAAGTGATGAAACCTTTATTACCATTGTATGTGGTTATGTTTATTGTTTTATTATTAGTGACTTATATCCCAGAAATTAGCCTTTGGCTGCCAAAATTATTTGAATAA
- a CDS encoding TRAP transporter small permease, with translation MKKVLDKLLGGVLVFLMTLIVIAVLWQVFSRYVLQNPSSVTEEIARYLLIWIGLLGAAYASGQQEHLAINILPPKLNPDNRVKLMIFINILIILFCVTVLIIGGGNLVLMNIELGQDSAALHLPLSVVYTVIPLSGALIIIYKLNEIFNPKKYLL, from the coding sequence ATGAAAAAAGTATTAGACAAGCTACTGGGAGGCGTTTTGGTGTTTTTAATGACCTTGATAGTAATTGCCGTTTTGTGGCAGGTTTTTTCAAGGTATGTTTTACAAAATCCCAGTTCAGTAACCGAAGAAATTGCCCGATATCTCTTAATTTGGATTGGTTTACTTGGCGCGGCTTATGCCTCTGGACAGCAAGAACACTTAGCAATCAATATTTTACCACCAAAATTAAATCCAGACAACAGAGTTAAATTAATGATTTTTATAAACATTCTAATAATTCTATTCTGTGTGACGGTATTGATTATCGGAGGAGGAAATTTAGTATTAATGAATATAGAACTCGGTCAGGATTCCGCAGCTTTACATTTGCCATTATCAGTGGTGTATACGGTAATACCATTAAGTGGCGCGTTAATTATTATTTATAAGCTGAACGAAATTTTTAATCCTAAAAAATACTTATTATGA
- a CDS encoding TRAP transporter substrate-binding protein, translating into MKILRKTYLFYFSLCSLLILAGCQSEDQTKIIRLGHGLDTSHPVHKAMKFMADRLEEKSGGTMTIDIYPNQQLGSERECLELLQIGSLGMTKVSTGVLENFAPELKVFGLPFLFRDSDHRFNVLEGEIGQDLLLASERNRLRGLTFYDAGSRSFYSTEPLNNPDDLVGQKIRVMESQTAINMVKNLGGSPTPISWGELYTALQQGIVDGAENNLPSFYLSYHYEVCKYFMVDEHTALPDELIVSTIVWDKLNEQEQKWLKEAAMESAEYEKKIWHEAEQHALEEIQKAGVKVTYPDKKVFREKVEPMYEKFKEDPVMKKTIEAIQAVQ; encoded by the coding sequence ATGAAGATACTAAGAAAAACATACCTGTTTTACTTTTCGTTGTGTAGCCTGCTTATTTTAGCAGGTTGCCAATCGGAAGATCAAACAAAGATAATACGATTGGGGCATGGTTTAGATACTTCTCATCCAGTACATAAAGCAATGAAATTCATGGCTGATCGTCTAGAAGAAAAATCTGGTGGAACCATGACAATCGATATCTACCCCAATCAGCAATTAGGGTCAGAAAGAGAGTGTCTCGAATTGTTACAGATAGGGAGTTTGGGAATGACAAAGGTTTCTACTGGAGTATTAGAAAATTTTGCTCCAGAACTAAAAGTCTTCGGTTTACCTTTTTTGTTTAGAGATAGCGATCACCGTTTTAATGTTTTAGAAGGTGAGATAGGACAAGATCTTTTGCTAGCGAGTGAACGAAATCGTTTGAGAGGACTTACGTTTTATGATGCCGGAAGTAGAAGTTTCTACAGCACAGAACCATTAAATAATCCTGATGATTTAGTAGGGCAGAAAATACGAGTTATGGAATCCCAAACTGCAATCAATATGGTGAAAAATCTTGGAGGTTCTCCAACACCAATTAGTTGGGGAGAACTTTATACTGCATTGCAGCAAGGCATTGTAGATGGCGCGGAAAATAATCTACCAAGTTTTTACCTTTCTTATCATTACGAGGTATGTAAATACTTTATGGTCGATGAGCATACAGCACTACCGGACGAATTAATAGTGAGTACCATTGTATGGGATAAATTGAATGAGCAGGAGCAAAAATGGTTAAAAGAAGCCGCTATGGAATCTGCTGAATATGAGAAAAAAATCTGGCACGAAGCTGAACAGCATGCTTTAGAAGAAATTCAAAAAGCGGGAGTAAAAGTTACCTATCCTGATAAAAAAGTATTTCGTGAAAAGGTAGAGCCTATGTACGAAAAATTTAAAGAAGACCCTGTAATGAAAAAAACAATAGAAGCAATACAAGCTGTACAATAA